One part of the Fusobacterium pseudoperiodonticum genome encodes these proteins:
- a CDS encoding flavin reductase family protein, which produces MRKTFSKKAALLPLPVYIIGTYDENGKANAMNLAWGVQCGYHEVSLSIAKEHKTMKNILLKKEFTISLATKATKDIADYFGIESGNKVDKIEKSGVHIVKSENIDAPIIEEFPLTLECKVIEIQEELGDYRVVAEIINTLADESVLNEKGEIDVDKLKLITFDSITNSYRVLGEKVGQAFKDGAKIK; this is translated from the coding sequence ATGAGAAAAACTTTTAGTAAAAAAGCAGCATTACTACCTTTACCAGTATATATTATTGGAACTTATGATGAAAATGGAAAAGCTAATGCTATGAATTTAGCTTGGGGAGTACAATGTGGTTATCATGAAGTTTCATTGAGCATAGCAAAAGAACATAAGACAATGAAAAATATTTTATTAAAGAAAGAATTTACGATAAGTTTAGCAACTAAAGCTACAAAAGATATTGCAGATTATTTTGGAATAGAATCAGGAAATAAAGTGGATAAAATAGAAAAATCAGGAGTACATATAGTAAAGAGTGAAAATATAGATGCACCAATTATAGAAGAATTTCCATTGACTCTTGAATGTAAAGTTATAGAAATTCAAGAAGAATTAGGAGACTATAGGGTAGTTGCTGAAATTATTAATACACTGGCAGATGAATCTGTCTTAAATGAAAAAGGTGAAATAGATGTAGATAAATTAAAACTTATAACTTTTGATTCAATAACAAATTCATATCGTGTACTTGGTGAAAAAGTTGGACAAGCTTTTAAAGATGGAGCTAAAATAAAATAA
- the rpsI gene encoding 30S ribosomal protein S9 yields MAEKITQFLGTGRRKTSVARVRLIPGGQGVEINGKGMDEYFGGRAILSRIVEQPLALTETLDKYAVKVNVVGGGNSGQAGAIRHGVARALVLADDSLKAALREAGFLTRDSRMVERKKYGKKKARRSPQFSKR; encoded by the coding sequence GTGGCAGAAAAAATAACTCAATTTTTAGGAACTGGAAGAAGAAAAACTTCAGTAGCAAGAGTAAGATTAATTCCTGGTGGACAAGGAGTAGAAATAAACGGTAAAGGTATGGACGAATATTTCGGTGGAAGAGCAATCCTTTCTAGAATTGTTGAACAACCTTTAGCATTAACAGAAACTTTAGACAAATATGCAGTTAAAGTAAATGTAGTTGGTGGAGGTAACTCTGGACAAGCTGGAGCTATCAGACACGGTGTTGCAAGAGCTTTAGTACTTGCTGATGATAGTTTAAAGGCTGCTTTAAGAGAAGCTGGATTCTTAACTAGAGACTCAAGAATGGTTGAAAGAAAGAAATACGGAAAGAAAAAAGCAAGAAGAAGCCCACAATTCTCAAAACGTTAA
- the rplM gene encoding 50S ribosomal protein L13 — MKKYTFMQRKEDVVREWHHYDAEGQILGRLAVEIAKKLMGKEKITFTPHIDGGDYVVVTNVEKLVVTGKKLNDKVYYNHSGFPGGIRARKLGEILAKKPEELLMLAVKRMLPKNKLGRQQLTRLRVFVGTEHSHTAQKPNKVEL, encoded by the coding sequence GTGAAAAAATATACTTTTATGCAAAGAAAAGAAGATGTTGTCAGAGAGTGGCACCATTATGATGCAGAAGGACAAATTTTAGGAAGATTAGCAGTTGAAATTGCTAAAAAATTAATGGGTAAAGAAAAAATAACATTTACACCACATATAGATGGTGGAGACTATGTTGTAGTTACTAATGTTGAAAAACTAGTTGTAACTGGTAAAAAATTAAATGACAAAGTTTACTACAATCACTCTGGATTCCCTGGAGGAATAAGAGCAAGAAAACTAGGAGAAATCTTAGCTAAAAAACCTGAAGAACTTTTAATGCTAGCTGTTAAGAGAATGCTTCCAAAAAACAAATTAGGAAGACAACAACTAACAAGACTTAGAGTATTTGTAGGAACAGAACATTCTCATACTGCACAAAAACCAAACAAGGTAGAATTATAA